A single genomic interval of Anopheles marshallii chromosome 2, idAnoMarsDA_429_01, whole genome shotgun sequence harbors:
- the LOC128717845 gene encoding uncharacterized protein F58A4.6, translating to MGKIFFYICDYTGSTEQCHIQRNTIRIRWQNRSENIRCITTDPNQLVDLLLNLRFFPRFRLKVANALWSWEPSNTLMLTLMPPAQEHLDYHWGERAVRMVWELIELTELMAWLSTLGGAFSALGNYQPACADTAGKISLHQMKLAFRLGDPSLVARCELYLAISFIQRAEFAVAKQIIQRVYRNERKQATPETRLLKMCQGIWSKLRYEYDVHRSNVLRNMA from the exons ATGGGCAAGatatttttctacatttgTGATTACACCGGAAGTACAGAACAATGTCACATTCAAAGGAATACCATTCGGATACGTTGGCAAAATCGGTCCGAAAACATCCGGTGCATTACAACCGATCCGAACCAGTTAGTAGATTTGTTGCTCAATTTACGATTCTTTCCTCGGTTTCGGCTTAAAGTGGCGAATGCATTGTGGAGCTGGGAACCATCCAATACGCTCATGTTAACACTTATGCCTCCCGCCCAAGAGCACTTAGATTATCACTg GGGTGAGCGTGCGGTACGCATGGTGTGGGAATTGATTGAACTTACCGAACTGATGGCATGGCTTTCAACGCTCGGTGGTGCCTTTTCCGCCCTCGGCAATTACCAACCGGCCTGCGCAGATACGGCGGGTAAAATATCGCTGCACCAGATGAAACTAGCCTTCCGGCTGGGTGATCCGTCACTCGTCGCCCGGTGTGAGCTGTATCTCGCCATATCGTTTATCCAAAGGGCCGAATTTGCGGTCGCCAAACAGATTATTCAGCGGGTGTATCGGAACGAACGGAAGCAAGCTACACCGGAAACGCGCCTGCTGAAGATGTGCCAGGGTATATGGTCAAAGTTGCGGTACGAGTACGATGTCCATCGAAGCAATGTTTTGCGCAACATGGCGTGA